A region from the Ralstonia pickettii genome encodes:
- a CDS encoding BON domain-containing protein, with amino-acid sequence MTIDLRLALAMLLLACAAHAEDDLQNRGHDPFFQISSGVANCPEPAGPRINEAEWKRDSHHRIEHGNHCWVEGRCRLPNAFSYDDEIAETAKRRLQWMSIHVPGWKQNTTLWVTIWQRWILVQGCVAPGYTLGPFMTALREVPDVERFIDETTAHPERGVPYALFRRSPGVPGNVKTPALPLKP; translated from the coding sequence ATGACGATCGATTTGCGCCTTGCTCTGGCGATGCTGTTGCTGGCGTGCGCGGCGCACGCGGAAGACGACCTGCAAAACCGCGGTCACGATCCGTTCTTCCAGATTTCCTCCGGCGTCGCCAACTGCCCTGAGCCTGCCGGCCCGCGCATCAACGAAGCCGAATGGAAGCGCGACTCACACCACCGCATCGAGCACGGCAACCATTGCTGGGTCGAAGGCCGGTGCCGCCTGCCCAACGCGTTCTCTTACGACGACGAAATTGCCGAGACGGCCAAGCGGCGTCTGCAATGGATGTCCATTCACGTGCCGGGATGGAAGCAGAACACCACGCTGTGGGTGACGATATGGCAGCGCTGGATACTCGTGCAGGGCTGCGTGGCGCCCGGTTACACGTTGGGGCCGTTCATGACCGCGCTGCGCGAGGTGCCCGATGTGGAACGCTTCATCGACGAGACGACGGCACACCCCGAGCGCGGTGTGCCGTATGCGTTGTTTCGCCGCAGCCCGGGGGTGCCGGGCAACGTCAAAACGCCTGCATTGCCGCTTAAACCGTAG
- a CDS encoding NmrA family NAD(P)-binding protein, producing the protein MFVIFGASGKVGLATAVALRNAGRPVRAVVRSARQGEALARIGCEIALADLTDPASVASAIKGATAVQMLCPVPVGDVDPALTMERMIDVAASALRADPPPAVLALSDYGAELERGTGLTRLFHLLEERLKPLATQLTLLRSAEHVQNWAAMLPVMLATGRLPSLHQPLDRAFATVATQDVGKLAAELLLQGPSAKTPRIISVEGPRRVSLVDVARAFSAVVGREIAAEAVPRTAWAPMLQRAGLSTNHVQLITELYDAVNAGQIDVEKGISEQRFGKTELHDVFAEMLAAHVKSR; encoded by the coding sequence ATGTTTGTCATCTTTGGGGCATCGGGCAAGGTCGGGCTCGCGACCGCCGTAGCGCTGCGCAATGCGGGGCGGCCCGTGCGGGCGGTCGTGCGCAGTGCGCGGCAAGGCGAAGCGCTGGCCAGAATCGGCTGCGAGATTGCGTTGGCTGATCTGACCGATCCGGCTTCCGTTGCTTCCGCCATCAAGGGCGCGACGGCTGTGCAGATGTTGTGTCCAGTGCCGGTGGGCGACGTTGATCCGGCCTTGACCATGGAACGCATGATCGACGTGGCCGCCAGTGCGTTGCGTGCCGACCCACCGCCCGCGGTGCTGGCCTTGTCGGATTACGGCGCTGAGCTGGAGCGGGGCACCGGTCTGACGCGGCTGTTTCATCTGCTCGAAGAGCGGCTCAAGCCGCTTGCGACGCAACTGACACTGCTGCGTTCAGCGGAGCATGTGCAGAACTGGGCGGCGATGCTGCCCGTCATGCTGGCAACCGGGCGGCTGCCCAGCCTGCACCAGCCGCTCGACCGCGCGTTTGCGACGGTCGCCACGCAGGACGTCGGCAAGCTGGCCGCCGAACTGCTGCTGCAAGGGCCATCGGCCAAAACGCCGCGCATCATCAGCGTGGAAGGGCCGCGCCGCGTGAGCCTTGTCGACGTGGCACGCGCATTCAGCGCCGTCGTCGGCCGCGAGATTGCTGCCGAAGCCGTGCCGCGCACCGCGTGGGCGCCGATGCTGCAACGCGCCGGTCTGAGCACGAACCACGTGCAGCTCATTACCGAGCTGTACGACGCGGTCAATGCTGGTCAGATCGATGTCGAGAAAGGCATTTCGGAGCAGCGTTTTGGCAAGACCGAGCTGCACGATGTGTTTGCCGAGATGCTGGCGGCGCATGTGAAATCGAGGTAA
- a CDS encoding dienelactone hydrolase family protein, with translation MTASQGSMITFKRPDGQELQGYLVKPAKEEGAPGVVVIQEWWGLNDQIRGVADRLARAGYVALVPDLYRGTMTVEEEEAHHLMTNLNFGDAATQDVRGAVQYLKQTCARVGVTGYCMGGALTLLTLSNVPEADAGVVWYGYPPLEYIDASKIKVPVQGHWGTQDTAFKIEGVDALEKKLVDAGVDVDFHRYLAHHAFANETAVGENRIAITQYDPVWAEHAWDRALTFFGRTLWPR, from the coding sequence ATGACTGCATCGCAAGGATCCATGATCACGTTCAAACGCCCGGATGGGCAGGAACTCCAGGGCTATCTGGTCAAGCCGGCCAAGGAAGAGGGCGCGCCCGGGGTGGTTGTCATCCAGGAGTGGTGGGGCTTGAACGACCAGATTCGCGGCGTGGCCGACCGCCTCGCGCGCGCGGGCTACGTGGCGCTGGTGCCCGATCTCTATCGCGGCACCATGACGGTGGAAGAGGAGGAAGCGCACCACCTGATGACCAATCTCAACTTTGGCGACGCTGCCACGCAGGATGTGCGCGGTGCGGTGCAATACCTCAAGCAGACCTGCGCCCGCGTGGGCGTGACGGGTTACTGCATGGGCGGTGCGCTGACGCTCCTGACGCTGAGCAACGTGCCGGAGGCGGATGCCGGCGTGGTCTGGTACGGCTACCCTCCGCTGGAATACATCGACGCCTCGAAGATCAAGGTGCCGGTGCAGGGCCATTGGGGCACGCAGGACACCGCCTTCAAGATCGAGGGCGTCGATGCGCTGGAAAAGAAGCTCGTCGATGCCGGCGTCGATGTCGACTTCCATCGTTATCTCGCGCATCACGCATTCGCCAATGAAACGGCCGTGGGCGAGAACCGCATCGCCATCACGCAATACGACCCGGTGTGGGCCGAACATGCGTGGGACCGCGCGCTGACGTTCTTCGGCCGCACGCTCTGGCCGCGTTAA
- a CDS encoding SPFH domain-containing protein → MSLSSFIKKQFIDILQWTESEDGVLAWRYPMQDMEIQNGGTLVVRDSQMAMFVNEGQIADVFSAGTFKLTTQTLPVLTYLKNWDKLFESPFKSDVYYFSTRQQLGRRWGTPQPVTVRDKDFGMIRLRAFGVYAYHVADPKLFYQQVSGTRDIYTVDDVEAQLGPVIMGAMATAFGESGVPFLDLAANQMLMSNKVREALLPQFTQYGLALDSFQVSSVTLPDELQAALDRRISMDMTGDMQRFTQYQTAESLPLAARNEGGIAGTGAGLAAGLAMGQAMADSLRTAVQGNPGGAAAPAAQSAAAVPAAPAADDPSARLAKLKELLDKGLITQADFDAGKAAVLKALTGG, encoded by the coding sequence GTGAGCCTGTCCAGTTTCATCAAGAAGCAGTTCATCGACATCCTGCAATGGACGGAGAGCGAGGACGGCGTGCTCGCCTGGCGCTATCCGATGCAGGACATGGAAATCCAGAACGGCGGCACCCTGGTCGTGCGCGACTCGCAGATGGCGATGTTCGTCAACGAAGGCCAGATCGCCGACGTGTTCAGCGCCGGTACCTTCAAGCTGACCACGCAGACGCTGCCCGTTCTCACGTACCTGAAGAACTGGGACAAGCTGTTCGAGTCCCCCTTCAAGTCCGACGTCTACTACTTCAGCACGCGCCAGCAGCTCGGCCGCCGCTGGGGCACGCCGCAGCCCGTGACGGTGCGCGACAAGGATTTCGGCATGATCCGCCTGCGCGCGTTTGGCGTGTACGCCTACCACGTGGCCGACCCGAAGCTGTTCTACCAGCAGGTGAGCGGCACGCGCGACATCTACACCGTGGATGACGTCGAGGCGCAGCTGGGCCCCGTCATCATGGGCGCGATGGCGACCGCGTTTGGCGAATCCGGCGTGCCGTTCCTGGACCTGGCCGCCAACCAGATGCTGATGTCGAACAAGGTGCGCGAGGCGCTGCTGCCGCAGTTCACGCAGTACGGTCTGGCGCTCGACAGCTTCCAGGTGTCCAGCGTCACGCTGCCGGACGAACTGCAGGCCGCACTGGATCGCCGCATCAGCATGGACATGACCGGCGACATGCAGCGCTTCACGCAATATCAGACGGCCGAATCGCTGCCGCTGGCGGCACGCAACGAAGGCGGCATCGCCGGTACGGGTGCGGGTTTGGCGGCAGGGCTGGCAATGGGCCAGGCGATGGCCGACAGCCTGCGTACCGCTGTGCAGGGCAACCCTGGCGGTGCGGCAGCTCCTGCAGCGCAATCTGCCGCCGCCGTCCCAGCTGCTCCGGCAGCGGACGACCCCTCGGCACGCCTGGCCAAGCTCAAGGAACTGCTCGACAAGGGCCTCATCACGCAAGCGGACTTTGATGCCGGCAAGGCTGCCGTGCTGAAGGCGCTGACCGGAGGCTGA
- a CDS encoding cupin domain-containing protein — MDRDAFVSALRAEGFTEFVLVTREPGELDTHTHPFEAKALILAGEIHIRAEGAERVYRPGDTFHLAANAPHTERYGAQGVQYLVARR, encoded by the coding sequence ATGGACCGCGACGCATTCGTCAGCGCGTTGAGAGCGGAAGGCTTTACCGAGTTCGTTCTGGTGACGCGAGAGCCGGGTGAGCTGGACACGCACACGCACCCGTTTGAGGCGAAAGCGCTCATCCTGGCCGGCGAAATCCACATCCGCGCAGAAGGGGCGGAGCGCGTCTACCGGCCCGGCGACACGTTTCATCTGGCGGCCAATGCACCGCACACCGAGCGCTACGGCGCGCAGGGTGTGCAGTATCTGGTGGCGCGGCGCTAG
- a CDS encoding polyamine aminopropyltransferase, with the protein MSTPQPDATYEPTQPAGRSNALLVLAVFVVASCGLAYELIAGALASYLLGDSILQFSSIIGAYLFAMGIGSWLSRYVADDALLARFVDLELLVGLFGGVSAAALFALFALESAPFRLVLYALVTVIGVLVGMEIPLVMRMLHRRQAKFSDLVSRVLTFDYLGALAVSLLFPLVLAPRLGLVRTGFLFGLFNTAIAVWTLWHFRAELALTARMRTAMAWRAGAVAAALLAGFGASDKLTHWSERALFGDEIIHAISSPYQRLVVTRWKDDLRLYINGNLQFSSRDEYRYHEALVLPALESVRGARRVLVLGGGDGLALRQILKYPQIEHVTLVDLDPRMTSLFSHAEALVALNQHAFSDPRVTVVNADAAQWMQTATDMFDVAIVDFPDPSNFSIGKLYSVPFYRLLSRHVADTGLVVIQATSPYFAPRSYWCVDATLKEAGYRTWPYHALVPSFGEWGFILAAPGRADFQPPTSYRVSTRFLDADTTHQMFSFAPDMPRPQVEPNRLNNQSLVRYFEEDWHGVLR; encoded by the coding sequence ATGTCGACGCCGCAGCCTGACGCCACATACGAACCCACGCAGCCTGCCGGCCGCAGCAATGCCCTGCTGGTCCTCGCCGTCTTCGTGGTTGCCTCGTGCGGGCTCGCGTACGAATTGATTGCCGGGGCATTGGCTTCGTACCTGCTGGGCGATTCCATCCTGCAGTTCTCTTCCATCATCGGCGCCTATCTGTTTGCCATGGGCATCGGCTCATGGCTCTCGCGCTACGTGGCGGACGACGCGCTGCTCGCCCGCTTTGTCGATCTGGAATTGTTGGTCGGGCTGTTTGGCGGCGTATCCGCTGCGGCGCTGTTTGCGTTGTTTGCGCTGGAATCGGCGCCGTTCCGCTTGGTGCTGTACGCGCTGGTCACGGTGATCGGCGTGCTGGTGGGCATGGAGATACCGCTGGTGATGCGCATGCTGCATCGGCGGCAAGCCAAGTTCTCCGATCTCGTCAGCCGCGTGCTGACGTTCGATTACCTGGGTGCGCTGGCGGTGTCGCTGCTGTTTCCGCTGGTGCTGGCGCCGCGCCTCGGGCTGGTGCGCACCGGTTTCCTGTTCGGCCTGTTCAATACGGCGATTGCGGTCTGGACGCTGTGGCACTTCCGCGCCGAGCTGGCGCTCACGGCCCGCATGCGTACGGCGATGGCGTGGCGCGCAGGCGCAGTGGCAGCGGCATTGCTGGCGGGCTTTGGCGCATCGGACAAGCTTACGCATTGGTCGGAACGCGCGCTCTTTGGCGACGAGATCATCCATGCGATTTCCTCGCCGTATCAGCGGCTGGTGGTGACGCGCTGGAAAGACGACCTGCGCCTGTATATCAATGGCAATCTGCAGTTTTCCTCGCGCGACGAATATCGCTATCACGAGGCGCTGGTGCTGCCTGCACTGGAATCCGTGCGTGGTGCGCGGCGCGTGCTGGTGCTGGGCGGCGGCGACGGCCTCGCACTGCGGCAGATCCTGAAATACCCGCAAATCGAGCACGTCACGCTGGTCGACCTGGACCCGCGCATGACGAGCCTGTTCTCGCACGCCGAGGCACTGGTCGCGCTCAACCAGCATGCGTTCAGCGACCCGCGCGTGACGGTGGTCAATGCCGATGCAGCGCAATGGATGCAAACCGCCACCGACATGTTCGACGTGGCCATCGTCGATTTTCCGGACCCGTCCAACTTCAGCATCGGCAAGCTGTATTCGGTGCCGTTCTACCGGCTGCTGTCGCGCCATGTGGCGGATACGGGCCTGGTTGTCATTCAAGCCACGTCGCCTTATTTCGCGCCGCGTTCGTACTGGTGCGTGGATGCGACGCTGAAGGAAGCCGGTTACCGCACGTGGCCGTACCACGCGCTGGTGCCATCCTTTGGCGAATGGGGCTTCATCCTGGCCGCACCGGGCCGCGCGGATTTCCAGCCACCCACGTCGTATCGCGTGTCAACGCGCTTCCTGGACGCCGACACAACGCACCAGATGTTCAGCTTCGCGCCCGACATGCCGCGCCCGCAGGTGGAACCGAACCGGCTGAACAACCAATCGCTGGTGCGGTATTTCGAAGAAGACTGGCACGGCGTGCTGCGCTGA
- a CDS encoding alkane 1-monooxygenase, with product MATPGMVASVEWTDGKRYLWMLGALTITLPIVAAVSALATGWHPLWWAGPFIVFTIIPLLDFLIGDDPDNPPEDVVPTLEKQRYYRRIVYLATTVLYVSFAVSMWVLRTNDLVWYDYIAFAFSVGVVRGISINTAHELGHKTDGFERWLAKITLAPVAYGHFFVEHNRGHHVRVATPADPASARYGESFWEFLPRTVVGSVKSAWALEKRRLEQHGHSVWSWRNDVLNAWAMTVVLWGVCIAFVGLKAVPFLIIQAIYGASLLEVVNYLEHYGLCRQQLPSGRYERCTPQHSWNSNHVVTNLFLYQLQRHADHHANPTRSFQALRHFEHSPQLPAGYAAMILIAYVPPLWFRVMNPRVVAHYNGNMSLANIKPSIRDKVLAQFPARA from the coding sequence ATGGCAACACCCGGCATGGTCGCGTCCGTGGAATGGACCGACGGCAAGCGCTATCTCTGGATGCTCGGCGCACTGACCATCACGCTACCCATCGTCGCGGCCGTTTCGGCGCTGGCGACCGGCTGGCATCCGCTCTGGTGGGCGGGGCCATTCATCGTGTTCACGATCATCCCGTTGCTCGATTTCCTGATTGGCGACGACCCAGACAACCCGCCCGAAGACGTCGTCCCGACGCTGGAAAAACAGCGTTACTACCGCCGCATCGTCTACTTGGCGACCACCGTGCTTTACGTGAGCTTTGCCGTATCGATGTGGGTGCTGCGTACGAACGACCTGGTTTGGTACGACTACATTGCGTTTGCGTTTTCGGTGGGCGTGGTGAGGGGCATCTCGATCAACACCGCCCACGAGCTGGGTCACAAGACCGACGGCTTCGAGCGCTGGCTGGCCAAGATCACGCTCGCGCCCGTGGCGTATGGACACTTCTTTGTCGAGCACAACCGCGGCCACCATGTACGGGTGGCTACGCCGGCCGATCCGGCAAGCGCCCGCTATGGCGAGTCATTCTGGGAGTTCCTGCCGCGTACGGTGGTGGGCAGCGTCAAATCGGCCTGGGCGTTGGAGAAACGTCGGCTGGAGCAGCACGGGCACTCGGTCTGGTCCTGGCGTAACGATGTGCTCAACGCCTGGGCGATGACGGTGGTGCTGTGGGGTGTGTGCATCGCGTTTGTCGGGCTCAAGGCGGTGCCGTTCCTGATCATCCAGGCCATCTACGGCGCGTCGCTGCTGGAGGTGGTGAACTACCTGGAGCACTACGGCCTGTGCCGCCAGCAATTGCCCAGCGGCCGCTATGAACGATGCACGCCGCAGCATTCGTGGAACAGCAACCACGTGGTGACGAACCTGTTCCTGTATCAACTGCAGCGGCATGCCGATCACCACGCCAACCCGACGCGGTCTTTCCAGGCATTGCGGCATTTCGAGCATTCGCCGCAATTGCCCGCAGGCTATGCGGCGATGATCCTGATCGCCTATGTGCCGCCGCTGTGGTTCCGGGTGATGAACCCGCGCGTGGTGGCGCACTACAACGGCAACATGTCGCTGGCGAATATCAAGCCGTCGATTCGCGACAAGGTGCTCGCGCAGTTTCCGGCGCGCGCCTGA
- a CDS encoding AraC family transcriptional regulator — protein sequence MNAITPLALLEPAPVSLRSSHGLGWDGFAATLLGIRPGAYRVPAMAQHRVNVHVGAPVRMNCACDGRRYSRIQAHGDADVIPAGVPGMWTDDADCRILRIAISDRFVRSIGEQIGAPADITPRLQWRDARVRHLAAALGEELEAQDTSDALYAESLCTALVVRLLSRSRDGAAGVAERAGTLAPHVATRMIDYIEAHLHARLTLAELAAQAGLSVPHFNVLFRATLGVPVHRYVVQRRVERAKALLLEGRRSASQIALDVGFAHQSHMTQWMQRLLGVTPREIIRAGKALAATADTPAR from the coding sequence ATGAACGCCATCACGCCTCTCGCCTTGCTTGAACCCGCCCCAGTCAGCCTGCGCTCCAGCCACGGGCTTGGTTGGGACGGCTTTGCCGCAACGCTGCTCGGGATCCGCCCCGGCGCGTACCGGGTGCCGGCCATGGCGCAGCATCGCGTCAACGTGCATGTGGGAGCCCCCGTGCGGATGAATTGCGCATGCGATGGCCGCCGCTATTCACGCATCCAGGCACACGGCGATGCGGACGTCATTCCCGCGGGCGTGCCCGGCATGTGGACGGACGATGCGGACTGCCGGATTCTGCGGATCGCCATCAGCGACAGGTTTGTTCGCAGCATCGGCGAACAGATTGGCGCGCCAGCCGACATCACGCCGCGTCTGCAATGGCGCGATGCGCGCGTGCGCCATCTTGCGGCGGCGTTGGGGGAAGAACTGGAGGCGCAAGACACCTCCGATGCGTTGTACGCCGAAAGCCTTTGCACGGCATTGGTCGTCCGACTACTGAGCCGTAGTCGGGATGGTGCCGCCGGGGTGGCCGAGCGCGCCGGCACGTTGGCGCCCCACGTGGCCACGCGCATGATCGACTACATCGAAGCCCATCTGCATGCGCGCCTGACGCTGGCCGAGCTGGCCGCGCAAGCTGGTTTGAGCGTGCCCCATTTCAACGTGCTGTTTCGCGCAACCCTGGGCGTGCCCGTGCATCGCTACGTTGTGCAGCGCCGGGTGGAGCGCGCGAAAGCGTTGCTGCTCGAAGGCCGCCGCAGTGCGTCGCAGATTGCGCTGGACGTGGGCTTTGCGCACCAGAGCCATATGACGCAGTGGATGCAGCGGTTGCTCGGCGTCACGCCGCGTGAAATCATCCGCGCCGGCAAGGCGTTGGCCGCGACCGCGGATACGCCGGCTCGTTAG
- a CDS encoding NAD(P)/FAD-dependent oxidoreductase, whose translation MNSRRSFLVGAAAAGVAAAGAASWAGFRAFTEITPNVRMPGQAAGHRLRDLRALPRPSETRRVRVAICGSGIGGLSCAWRLAKSGRRDAVVVEGPERYGNAAGGAFGTQRFPTGAHYLPLPSMESTHVREMLADFGVIERDPFALRPTYDERVLVHAPDERLWLGNRWQDGFVPHEGISEAERSEHTRFFAHIDRLRQTTGADGRRVFAVPTALSSADPAWRALDALTFRDWLHREGYRAATLHWYADYCCRDDYGATADHVSAWAGIAYFASRGGMASNAEQGTVLTWAEGLDWMAKRLFEAAGLNEPGRLLPGSAARIGTTNEAGARVFADVLQADGRVVRLLADHVVSAMPLHVAKHIVDGFDVPAAELPETAPWLLANLLIDGFPPEHDDTPLAWDNVVYRGTGLGYVVANHQDIRVGPPAQSVFTAYVALSDMTPKAAREWLLKASPQALLDRALADLDTVYGIRLRTQIRRADLTLRGHAMAIPTPGFLSRPGIARLRESAGPVHYAHADLSGYSVFEEAAWWGDRAALRILGG comes from the coding sequence ATGAACAGCAGACGCAGCTTTCTGGTGGGTGCAGCCGCGGCCGGTGTGGCTGCGGCGGGTGCCGCTTCGTGGGCAGGCTTTCGCGCCTTTACCGAAATCACGCCCAACGTGCGCATGCCCGGCCAGGCTGCGGGCCATCGGCTGCGCGACCTGCGCGCGCTGCCGCGACCATCGGAAACGCGGCGCGTGCGCGTTGCCATTTGCGGCAGCGGCATCGGCGGGTTGAGCTGTGCGTGGCGACTGGCAAAAAGCGGCCGGCGCGACGCGGTGGTCGTAGAAGGCCCAGAGCGCTATGGCAATGCGGCTGGCGGCGCCTTCGGTACGCAGCGCTTCCCGACCGGTGCGCATTACCTGCCACTGCCGTCGATGGAATCGACGCACGTGCGAGAGATGTTGGCCGACTTTGGCGTCATCGAGCGCGACCCGTTTGCCCTGCGCCCGACGTACGACGAACGCGTGCTCGTTCACGCGCCCGATGAACGCCTGTGGCTCGGAAATCGCTGGCAAGACGGCTTCGTGCCGCACGAGGGCATTTCCGAGGCGGAACGCTCGGAGCACACCAGGTTCTTCGCCCACATCGACCGGCTGCGCCAGACCACCGGTGCCGACGGCCGCCGCGTCTTTGCCGTGCCGACGGCGCTCTCGTCCGCAGACCCAGCGTGGCGCGCGCTCGATGCACTCACCTTCCGCGACTGGCTGCACCGCGAGGGCTACCGCGCCGCCACGCTGCACTGGTATGCCGATTACTGCTGCCGCGACGATTACGGCGCCACGGCGGATCATGTTTCCGCCTGGGCCGGCATCGCCTATTTCGCCAGCCGCGGCGGCATGGCGAGCAATGCGGAACAAGGCACCGTGCTCACCTGGGCCGAAGGGCTGGACTGGATGGCCAAGCGGCTGTTCGAAGCCGCCGGATTGAACGAACCGGGCCGTTTGCTACCGGGCAGCGCCGCGCGCATCGGCACGACGAACGAGGCCGGCGCACGCGTCTTCGCCGATGTGCTGCAAGCGGATGGCCGCGTCGTTCGGCTGCTGGCCGATCACGTGGTCAGCGCGATGCCGCTGCACGTTGCCAAACACATCGTCGACGGCTTTGACGTGCCCGCCGCCGAGTTGCCCGAAACCGCACCGTGGCTGCTCGCCAACCTGCTCATCGACGGCTTTCCGCCCGAACACGACGACACGCCGCTGGCGTGGGACAACGTGGTGTATCGCGGCACGGGGTTGGGTTATGTGGTGGCCAATCATCAGGACATTCGTGTCGGGCCACCCGCGCAGAGCGTGTTCACCGCCTACGTGGCGCTGTCGGACATGACACCCAAGGCGGCGCGTGAATGGCTGCTGAAGGCATCGCCGCAAGCACTGCTCGATCGCGCGCTGGCCGATCTCGATACGGTGTACGGCATCCGCCTGCGCACGCAGATCCGCCGGGCCGACCTGACGCTACGCGGCCATGCGATGGCGATTCCCACACCCGGGTTCCTCTCTCGACCGGGCATTGCGCGCCTGCGTGAAAGCGCCGGGCCGGTCCACTACGCGCATGCGGACCTGTCCGGCTATTCCGTCTTTGAAGAAGCCGCGTGGTGGGGGGATCGCGCGGCGCTGCGCATTCTGGGCGGCTGA
- a CDS encoding DUF350 domain-containing protein — protein MPDMTASVIAYASHLLAGAVVFSGFFFVYLRLTPYDEFKLIREGNIAAALSLAGALLGFVLTIASSITHADGLVPFLFWAVMASVVQLIVFLVLTRLMPDYRLQIEHNNIAAGMLFGVSALAVGVINAACLS, from the coding sequence ATGCCTGACATGACCGCTTCCGTGATCGCCTATGCCTCGCACCTGCTGGCGGGCGCCGTGGTGTTTTCCGGTTTCTTCTTCGTCTACCTGCGCCTGACGCCGTATGACGAGTTCAAGCTGATCCGCGAAGGCAATATCGCGGCGGCGCTGTCGCTGGCCGGGGCGCTGCTAGGGTTCGTGCTGACCATCGCGTCGAGCATCACGCATGCCGATGGCCTGGTGCCGTTCCTGTTCTGGGCGGTGATGGCGTCGGTGGTGCAACTGATCGTCTTCCTGGTGCTCACGCGGCTGATGCCGGATTACCGCCTGCAGATCGAGCACAACAACATCGCCGCCGGTATGCTGTTTGGCGTGAGCGCGCTGGCCGTTGGCGTGATCAACGCGGCGTGCCTGTCCTGA
- a CDS encoding DUF1304 domain-containing protein, with translation MIKTLALLAYLLVLLIHVYIVVLEMVLWKTRGPKVFRITPEKAAETAAMASNQGLYNGFLVAALVIGLVAPDPAINAAFALFGLICVAVAGIWGAITVNKRILFVQTVPAAAALALGWFA, from the coding sequence ATGATCAAAACCCTTGCCCTGCTTGCCTATCTGCTCGTGCTGCTGATCCACGTCTACATCGTCGTACTCGAGATGGTGCTGTGGAAAACGCGCGGCCCCAAGGTATTCCGCATCACCCCGGAGAAAGCCGCCGAAACCGCCGCGATGGCGTCCAACCAAGGCCTGTACAACGGTTTTCTGGTGGCGGCGCTGGTCATCGGGCTGGTCGCGCCAGACCCGGCCATCAACGCTGCGTTTGCGCTGTTCGGGTTGATCTGCGTGGCGGTGGCCGGCATCTGGGGGGCCATCACGGTCAACAAACGGATTCTCTTCGTGCAGACGGTGCCCGCGGCGGCGGCATTGGCGCTGGGGTGGTTCGCCTAA